A single genomic interval of Shewanella psychropiezotolerans harbors:
- the dpaL gene encoding diaminopropionate ammonia-lyase, with amino-acid sequence MINISENRFYNGKTSPLFNKDIAQQARQFHSKIAGYAPTPLISLPQLAKQLDVKAILVKDESHRFGLNAFKVLGGSYALGRVLANHLSVDISAIDLKTVSSKLDKPMVFTTATAGNHGTGVAWAAREMGQKAVVYMPKGAAQANVDRIKALGAECIVTDVNYDDTVRFASRTADENGWMLIQDTAWDGYEQIPTWISQGYMTMADEALEQAAAMPQGVPTHVMLQAGVGAMAGGVLGYLCDKLGPDNFKTIISEPAAADCIYRSGTSKNGDITCVSGDLNSIMGGLACGEPNPVTWPILRDCSDLFASVSDNVSATGMRILGNPLKDDTAIISGESGAINMGLLYLLATQAAEIHSIATSVDLNQDSVVMIFSTEGNTNPERYRKIVWEGMLAVDGPA; translated from the coding sequence ATGATTAACATCTCTGAAAACCGTTTCTACAACGGTAAAACCAGCCCTCTTTTTAATAAAGATATTGCCCAGCAAGCCCGACAATTTCACAGTAAAATTGCAGGCTATGCACCGACCCCTTTAATCTCGTTACCCCAGCTAGCTAAACAACTGGACGTAAAAGCTATTTTAGTTAAAGATGAATCCCATCGATTTGGGCTCAATGCTTTTAAAGTACTGGGTGGCTCTTATGCCCTTGGCCGTGTATTGGCCAATCATCTGAGTGTGGACATTTCAGCTATCGATTTAAAAACGGTGTCATCTAAGCTAGATAAACCTATGGTATTTACTACTGCAACTGCGGGTAACCATGGAACGGGCGTCGCTTGGGCTGCACGAGAAATGGGCCAAAAAGCCGTAGTTTATATGCCAAAAGGTGCAGCACAAGCCAATGTTGATCGCATCAAGGCGTTGGGAGCCGAGTGTATTGTTACCGATGTCAATTATGATGATACCGTCCGTTTCGCAAGCCGCACAGCAGATGAAAATGGCTGGATGTTAATTCAAGATACCGCCTGGGATGGCTATGAACAAATTCCAACCTGGATATCTCAAGGTTACATGACCATGGCAGATGAGGCGCTGGAACAAGCAGCTGCTATGCCTCAGGGAGTGCCGACTCACGTTATGCTTCAGGCAGGTGTGGGTGCTATGGCCGGTGGAGTATTAGGTTACTTGTGCGATAAATTGGGGCCCGATAACTTTAAGACTATTATTTCTGAACCAGCCGCCGCAGACTGTATCTATCGCTCTGGCACCAGTAAAAACGGTGATATCACTTGTGTTAGCGGTGATTTAAACTCGATCATGGGAGGACTGGCCTGTGGTGAACCTAACCCGGTGACCTGGCCGATACTACGCGATTGCAGCGACCTTTTTGCTTCCGTTTCAGATAATGTCTCCGCAACTGGTATGCGTATCTTAGGTAACCCTCTTAAAGATGACACAGCAATAATAAGTGGTGAGTCTGGGGCTATTAATATGGGACTGCTGTATTTATTAGCCACACAAGCCGCAGAAATTCACTCTATTGCTACATCTGTTGATCTTAATCAGGATTCTGTGGTGATGATTTTTAGCACCGAAGGAAATACCAACCCCGAACGTTACCGTAAAATAGTCTGGGAAGGCATGTTGGCCGTTGACGGTCCAGCATAA
- a CDS encoding RidA family protein, giving the protein MKKTIHTELAPAAIGPYSQGSAFKELVFTSGQLPLDPKTMAFVEGGIKEQASQSLANLKAVLEESGASLCSVLKTTCFLSDMENFAEFNEVYTEVFGTEAAPARSCVEAARLPKDALVEVEAIAFIK; this is encoded by the coding sequence ATGAAAAAAACAATCCACACTGAACTAGCCCCTGCTGCAATTGGCCCTTACTCACAAGGTTCAGCATTCAAAGAGCTGGTATTTACATCTGGACAGCTGCCCCTCGATCCCAAAACAATGGCCTTTGTTGAAGGCGGTATCAAAGAGCAAGCAAGCCAGTCTTTGGCAAACTTAAAAGCCGTACTGGAAGAGAGCGGGGCATCATTATGCTCGGTTTTAAAAACAACATGTTTTCTATCTGATATGGAAAACTTTGCGGAATTTAACGAAGTTTACACCGAAGTTTTTGGCACCGAAGCTGCACCAGCACGCTCTTGTGTTGAAGCCGCCCGTTTACCTAAAGATGCACTGGTAGAAGTTGAAGCCATCGCTTTTATCAAGTAA
- a CDS encoding ion channel protein Tsx, whose amino-acid sequence MNKTWLYLAMLAAPQAVAGDLIHWWDASVTALYGEEYDLAPSDKLTTFTFETAGGWKYGDWFAFQDVTHFNGSNVDKTSTTYGEISTRLSAGKILGQEIGFGPITDLSLAMTFEEGEGPVKSFLYGLGMDIKIPYFTYFTLNTYRRHAISSGNISDGWQVTPAFRMDFPVGNSTIVFDGYIDWVFATDNQGYEENFHFNPQLKYDLGAVIFGEHKKNKLFVGIEYDYWQNKYGVDGIDQNTYSVIAKYHF is encoded by the coding sequence ATGAACAAGACATGGCTTTATTTAGCAATGCTAGCGGCACCACAAGCGGTAGCCGGAGACTTAATACACTGGTGGGATGCAAGTGTGACCGCTCTATATGGTGAGGAGTACGACCTTGCTCCTTCCGATAAACTCACCACCTTTACTTTCGAGACTGCCGGCGGCTGGAAATATGGTGATTGGTTCGCATTTCAGGATGTGACTCACTTCAATGGCTCAAATGTCGACAAAACCAGTACCACCTATGGTGAGATTTCCACACGCTTAAGCGCGGGGAAAATCTTAGGCCAAGAGATTGGCTTCGGCCCGATAACAGATCTATCATTGGCCATGACTTTCGAAGAGGGTGAAGGACCGGTAAAGAGCTTCTTATACGGTCTGGGCATGGATATAAAAATCCCTTACTTCACCTACTTTACCCTTAACACCTATCGTCGCCATGCTATCAGCAGTGGCAACATCAGCGACGGCTGGCAAGTAACCCCCGCATTTAGAATGGATTTTCCCGTGGGTAATTCCACTATCGTTTTCGATGGATATATCGATTGGGTATTCGCAACAGACAACCAAGGTTATGAAGAGAACTTCCACTTCAATCCTCAGTTAAAATACGATCTCGGTGCCGTTATCTTCGGCGAGCATAAGAAAAATAAACTATTTGTGGGTATCGAATATGACTACTGGCAGAACAAATATGGTGTTGACGGCATAGATCAGAACACCTACTCGGTGATCGCCAAATACCATTTCTAA
- a CDS encoding helix-turn-helix transcriptional regulator, which translates to MSPVIYRSFIAEYTNEDREFLNSYFRLAETIADFIGPHCEVVIHSFESLEKSVVKIVNGHHTGRKVGSPITDVGLKMLREFEQSGEVTPKCYFTNSKDGDQLKSTTCVLAGKNNKPVGLFCINMNLSHPFPEIIKTLMPDVATRTGIVSENFSSNATDVIEQALKHAIQKIENDQSVNLKSKNKQITKVLLENGLFELKDATAMVANRLGITRHAIYKYIREFKS; encoded by the coding sequence ATGAGCCCGGTCATATATAGATCTTTTATCGCCGAATATACCAATGAAGACAGAGAGTTTTTAAACTCCTATTTTAGATTAGCCGAAACAATTGCTGATTTCATAGGCCCTCATTGCGAAGTGGTCATTCACTCTTTTGAGAGTTTAGAAAAATCAGTGGTAAAAATAGTTAACGGCCACCATACAGGGCGTAAAGTGGGCTCCCCCATCACAGATGTGGGTTTGAAAATGCTGCGTGAATTTGAACAAAGCGGAGAAGTCACTCCTAAATGCTATTTCACCAACAGCAAAGATGGCGATCAATTAAAATCAACAACCTGTGTATTAGCAGGAAAGAATAATAAGCCGGTTGGATTATTCTGTATCAATATGAACTTGTCACATCCTTTTCCTGAAATTATTAAAACATTAATGCCGGATGTAGCGACTAGGACTGGGATAGTCAGTGAAAACTTTAGTTCAAATGCAACGGATGTAATTGAGCAAGCCCTGAAACATGCGATACAAAAAATTGAAAATGATCAGTCAGTGAACCTTAAAAGCAAGAACAAGCAAATTACCAAGGTACTGCTTGAGAATGGCCTGTTTGAATTAAAAGATGCGACGGCTATGGTAGCCAATCGTTTAGGGATAACTCGCCACGCTATATATAAATACATTCGCGAGTTCAAATCATAA